One part of the Dermacentor silvarum isolate Dsil-2018 chromosome 6, BIME_Dsil_1.4, whole genome shotgun sequence genome encodes these proteins:
- the LOC119456145 gene encoding serine/threonine-protein kinase Chk1-like isoform X2: MKHEFVEGWDLTQVLGEGAYGEVKLLVNRATQEAVAVKVLNNSDHAEAAENFRKEICVHRMLNHDNIIKYYGHRKDGSHQYIFLEYASGGELFDRIEPDCGVDQGVAQKYFKQIMSGVEYLHSKGVAHRDLKPENILLDANDNIKISDFGLATVFRFRGEERLLVKRCGTLPYIAPEVLVKQYRAEPADIWSCGVILVALLGGELPWDKPSACCPEYKDWKDCKITVPPWSKLDNAVLSLLRKILMPNPAKRYTIEQIKNHQWMKKLLKSKNASTKWLGTNVDSFARKNSCFDIGQAADASRDDDTITRLSSSQPDPLRRGVEPSLELASDTDVVVQHVSFSQPAHLDDMLLSTQTQGTQSSSQTPLQRLVKRMTRFFVTTDAQQTVEELKSLFERLGYSWKTNSPGQITVTTLDKRKAQLVFKASLIEMSAKILVDFRLSRGDGLEFKKHFVIIRNHLSEHIAKGPVSWPIAVATNSIP; encoded by the exons ATGAAGCACGAGTTTGTGGAAGGCTGGGATTTAACGCAAGTGCTGGGGGAAGGAGCATATGGGGA AGTCAAGCTTCTGGTTAACAGAGCAACGCAAGAAGCAGTTGCAGTCAAAGTGTTGAATAATAGTGACCACGCTGAAGCAGCTGAGAACTTTAGAAAAGAG ATATGTGTTCATCGAATGCTTAACCATGATAACATAATTAAATATTATGGTCACAGGAAGGATGGGAGTCATCAATATATTTTTCTTGAATATGCATCTGGTGGCGAGCTGTTTGACAGGATAG AGCCTGATTGTGGCGTGGACCAAGGAGTTGCGCAAAAGTATTTCAAGCAAATAATGTCTGGAGTG GAGTACCTGCATTCAAAAGGTGTGGCACATCGGGATCTGAAGCCTGAGAACATCCTATTAGATGCCAATG ACAACATCAAGATCTCAGACTTTGGCCTGGCGACAGTGTTCAGGTTTCGGGGAGAAGAAAGATTACTTGTAAAGAGGTGCGGTACGTTGCCATACATTGCGCCCGAAGTGCTTGTCAAGCAGTATCGTGCAGAGCCTGCCGACATCTGGAGCTGTGGGGTCATCCTAGTCGCACTGCTCGGTGGAG AACTGCCTTGGGACAAGCCTTCTGCATGTTGCCCAGAGTATAAAGATTGGAAGGATTGCAAGATTACTGTGCCACCATGGTCAAAACTGGACAATGCAGTTCTTT CACTACTTCGAAAAATACTCATGCCAAACCCAGCAAAAAGGTACACAATAGAGCAAATCAAAAACCACCAGTGGATGAAGAAACTTCTCAAGTCGAAAA ATGCCAGTACCAAGTGGCTGGGCACCAATGTGGATTCGTTCGCACGCAAGAATAGCTGCTTTGACATTGGTCAGGCGGCTGATGCAAGCAG GGACGACGACACCATCACCAGGCTCTCAAGTTCACAGCCGGATCCATTGCGTAGGGGTGTTGAGCCAAGTCTGGAGCTGGCCTCTGATACAGATGTGGTTGTGCAACATGTTAGCTTTTCTCAACCAGCACACCTTGATGACATGCTACTGAGCACACAGACACAGGGTACACAGAGCTCTTCACAG acaCCTCTTCAGAGGTTAGTGAAGCGAATGACAAGGTTCTTTGTCACCACTGATGCCCAACAGACTGTTGAGGAGCTCAAATCACTCTTTGAGCGTCTGGGTTATTCGTGGAAGACGAACTCTCCTGGACAG ATCACTGTTACAACGCTAGACAAACGCAAAGCACAGCTAGTGTTTAAAGCAAGCCTGATTGAGATGAGTGCAAAGATACTTGTGGACTTCAGGCTGTCTCGT GGTGACGGCTTGGAGTTCAAGAAGCACTTCGTGATCATCAGGAACCACCTGTCTGAACACATTGCCAAAGGCCCTGTCAGCTGGCCTATAGCTGTGGCCACTAACAGCATTCCTTGA
- the LOC119456145 gene encoding serine/threonine-protein kinase Chk1-like isoform X1: protein MGLTPGTRSMAACPASTASSTMKHEFVEGWDLTQVLGEGAYGEVKLLVNRATQEAVAVKVLNNSDHAEAAENFRKEICVHRMLNHDNIIKYYGHRKDGSHQYIFLEYASGGELFDRIEPDCGVDQGVAQKYFKQIMSGVEYLHSKGVAHRDLKPENILLDANDNIKISDFGLATVFRFRGEERLLVKRCGTLPYIAPEVLVKQYRAEPADIWSCGVILVALLGGELPWDKPSACCPEYKDWKDCKITVPPWSKLDNAVLSLLRKILMPNPAKRYTIEQIKNHQWMKKLLKSKNASTKWLGTNVDSFARKNSCFDIGQAADASRDDDTITRLSSSQPDPLRRGVEPSLELASDTDVVVQHVSFSQPAHLDDMLLSTQTQGTQSSSQTPLQRLVKRMTRFFVTTDAQQTVEELKSLFERLGYSWKTNSPGQITVTTLDKRKAQLVFKASLIEMSAKILVDFRLSRGDGLEFKKHFVIIRNHLSEHIAKGPVSWPIAVATNSIP, encoded by the exons AT GGGCCTTACTCCCGGTACACGGTCCATGGCAGCATGTCCTGCGTCCACTGCCTCAAG CACCATGAAGCACGAGTTTGTGGAAGGCTGGGATTTAACGCAAGTGCTGGGGGAAGGAGCATATGGGGA AGTCAAGCTTCTGGTTAACAGAGCAACGCAAGAAGCAGTTGCAGTCAAAGTGTTGAATAATAGTGACCACGCTGAAGCAGCTGAGAACTTTAGAAAAGAG ATATGTGTTCATCGAATGCTTAACCATGATAACATAATTAAATATTATGGTCACAGGAAGGATGGGAGTCATCAATATATTTTTCTTGAATATGCATCTGGTGGCGAGCTGTTTGACAGGATAG AGCCTGATTGTGGCGTGGACCAAGGAGTTGCGCAAAAGTATTTCAAGCAAATAATGTCTGGAGTG GAGTACCTGCATTCAAAAGGTGTGGCACATCGGGATCTGAAGCCTGAGAACATCCTATTAGATGCCAATG ACAACATCAAGATCTCAGACTTTGGCCTGGCGACAGTGTTCAGGTTTCGGGGAGAAGAAAGATTACTTGTAAAGAGGTGCGGTACGTTGCCATACATTGCGCCCGAAGTGCTTGTCAAGCAGTATCGTGCAGAGCCTGCCGACATCTGGAGCTGTGGGGTCATCCTAGTCGCACTGCTCGGTGGAG AACTGCCTTGGGACAAGCCTTCTGCATGTTGCCCAGAGTATAAAGATTGGAAGGATTGCAAGATTACTGTGCCACCATGGTCAAAACTGGACAATGCAGTTCTTT CACTACTTCGAAAAATACTCATGCCAAACCCAGCAAAAAGGTACACAATAGAGCAAATCAAAAACCACCAGTGGATGAAGAAACTTCTCAAGTCGAAAA ATGCCAGTACCAAGTGGCTGGGCACCAATGTGGATTCGTTCGCACGCAAGAATAGCTGCTTTGACATTGGTCAGGCGGCTGATGCAAGCAG GGACGACGACACCATCACCAGGCTCTCAAGTTCACAGCCGGATCCATTGCGTAGGGGTGTTGAGCCAAGTCTGGAGCTGGCCTCTGATACAGATGTGGTTGTGCAACATGTTAGCTTTTCTCAACCAGCACACCTTGATGACATGCTACTGAGCACACAGACACAGGGTACACAGAGCTCTTCACAG acaCCTCTTCAGAGGTTAGTGAAGCGAATGACAAGGTTCTTTGTCACCACTGATGCCCAACAGACTGTTGAGGAGCTCAAATCACTCTTTGAGCGTCTGGGTTATTCGTGGAAGACGAACTCTCCTGGACAG ATCACTGTTACAACGCTAGACAAACGCAAAGCACAGCTAGTGTTTAAAGCAAGCCTGATTGAGATGAGTGCAAAGATACTTGTGGACTTCAGGCTGTCTCGT GGTGACGGCTTGGAGTTCAAGAAGCACTTCGTGATCATCAGGAACCACCTGTCTGAACACATTGCCAAAGGCCCTGTCAGCTGGCCTATAGCTGTGGCCACTAACAGCATTCCTTGA
- the LOC119456145 gene encoding serine/threonine-protein kinase grp-like isoform X3, giving the protein MGLTPGTRSMAACPASTASSTMKHEFVEGWDLTQVLGEGAYGEVKLLVNRATQEAVAVKVLNNSDHAEAAENFRKEICVHRMLNHDNIIKYYGHRKDGSHQYIFLEYASGGELFDRIEPDCGVDQGVAQKYFKQIMSGVEYLHSKGVAHRDLKPENILLDANDNIKISDFGLATVFRFRGEERLLVKRCGTLPYIAPEVLVKQYRAEPADIWSCGVILVALLGGALLRKILMPNPAKRYTIEQIKNHQWMKKLLKSKNASTKWLGTNVDSFARKNSCFDIGQAADASRDDDTITRLSSSQPDPLRRGVEPSLELASDTDVVVQHVSFSQPAHLDDMLLSTQTQGTQSSSQTPLQRLVKRMTRFFVTTDAQQTVEELKSLFERLGYSWKTNSPGQITVTTLDKRKAQLVFKASLIEMSAKILVDFRLSRGDGLEFKKHFVIIRNHLSEHIAKGPVSWPIAVATNSIP; this is encoded by the exons AT GGGCCTTACTCCCGGTACACGGTCCATGGCAGCATGTCCTGCGTCCACTGCCTCAAG CACCATGAAGCACGAGTTTGTGGAAGGCTGGGATTTAACGCAAGTGCTGGGGGAAGGAGCATATGGGGA AGTCAAGCTTCTGGTTAACAGAGCAACGCAAGAAGCAGTTGCAGTCAAAGTGTTGAATAATAGTGACCACGCTGAAGCAGCTGAGAACTTTAGAAAAGAG ATATGTGTTCATCGAATGCTTAACCATGATAACATAATTAAATATTATGGTCACAGGAAGGATGGGAGTCATCAATATATTTTTCTTGAATATGCATCTGGTGGCGAGCTGTTTGACAGGATAG AGCCTGATTGTGGCGTGGACCAAGGAGTTGCGCAAAAGTATTTCAAGCAAATAATGTCTGGAGTG GAGTACCTGCATTCAAAAGGTGTGGCACATCGGGATCTGAAGCCTGAGAACATCCTATTAGATGCCAATG ACAACATCAAGATCTCAGACTTTGGCCTGGCGACAGTGTTCAGGTTTCGGGGAGAAGAAAGATTACTTGTAAAGAGGTGCGGTACGTTGCCATACATTGCGCCCGAAGTGCTTGTCAAGCAGTATCGTGCAGAGCCTGCCGACATCTGGAGCTGTGGGGTCATCCTAGTCGCACTGCTCGGTGGAG CACTACTTCGAAAAATACTCATGCCAAACCCAGCAAAAAGGTACACAATAGAGCAAATCAAAAACCACCAGTGGATGAAGAAACTTCTCAAGTCGAAAA ATGCCAGTACCAAGTGGCTGGGCACCAATGTGGATTCGTTCGCACGCAAGAATAGCTGCTTTGACATTGGTCAGGCGGCTGATGCAAGCAG GGACGACGACACCATCACCAGGCTCTCAAGTTCACAGCCGGATCCATTGCGTAGGGGTGTTGAGCCAAGTCTGGAGCTGGCCTCTGATACAGATGTGGTTGTGCAACATGTTAGCTTTTCTCAACCAGCACACCTTGATGACATGCTACTGAGCACACAGACACAGGGTACACAGAGCTCTTCACAG acaCCTCTTCAGAGGTTAGTGAAGCGAATGACAAGGTTCTTTGTCACCACTGATGCCCAACAGACTGTTGAGGAGCTCAAATCACTCTTTGAGCGTCTGGGTTATTCGTGGAAGACGAACTCTCCTGGACAG ATCACTGTTACAACGCTAGACAAACGCAAAGCACAGCTAGTGTTTAAAGCAAGCCTGATTGAGATGAGTGCAAAGATACTTGTGGACTTCAGGCTGTCTCGT GGTGACGGCTTGGAGTTCAAGAAGCACTTCGTGATCATCAGGAACCACCTGTCTGAACACATTGCCAAAGGCCCTGTCAGCTGGCCTATAGCTGTGGCCACTAACAGCATTCCTTGA